In one Oscillospiraceae bacterium genomic region, the following are encoded:
- the rplT gene encoding 50S ribosomal protein L20: MARVKGAMMTRKRRNKVLKLAKGYWGAKSKHFKMANEQVMKSLSYAYTGRRLKKRDFRSLWITRISAACKLNGMNYSTFMNGLKKAGVEINRKMLAELAVNDKAAFTALTEMAKAQLA; encoded by the coding sequence ATGGCTAGAGTTAAAGGCGCGATGATGACGCGCAAGAGAAGAAATAAAGTCCTCAAGCTCGCCAAGGGCTACTGGGGCGCCAAGAGCAAGCACTTTAAGATGGCCAACGAGCAGGTCATGAAGTCCCTGTCCTACGCTTACACCGGCCGCCGCCTGAAGAAGCGTGATTTCCGCTCCCTGTGGATCACCCGCATCAGCGCCGCCTGCAAGCTCAACGGCATGAACTACTCCACCTTCATGAACGGCCTGAAGAAGGCCGGCGTGGAGATCAACCGCAAGATGCTGGCCGAGCTGGCCGTCAACGACAAGGCCGCCTTCACCGCCCTCACCGAGATGGCGAAGGCCCAGCTGGCCTAA
- a CDS encoding translation initiation factor IF-3, whose product MNWRCFRISNKGHQINEEIRDREVRLVSADGEQLGIMSAREALEKAMDQDLDLVKISPTATPPVCKLMDYGKFKFEQTKRDKEAKKNQHVVEIKEVRMSPGIDVNDFNVKLRNAQKFLAEGNRVKVTVRFRGREMAHTDIGRGLLLKFAEDCTEVATLDKDPKLDGRHMSIFLSPRIVKEVKK is encoded by the coding sequence GTGAATTGGAGGTGCTTTCGTATCAGCAACAAGGGTCATCAGATCAACGAAGAAATCCGCGACAGAGAGGTCCGTCTGGTCTCTGCCGACGGCGAGCAGCTCGGCATCATGTCCGCCCGCGAGGCGCTGGAAAAGGCCATGGATCAGGATCTGGACCTGGTCAAAATCTCGCCCACCGCAACCCCCCCCGTCTGCAAGCTCATGGACTACGGTAAGTTCAAGTTCGAGCAGACCAAGCGGGACAAGGAGGCGAAGAAAAACCAGCATGTCGTCGAGATTAAGGAAGTGCGCATGTCGCCGGGGATCGACGTCAACGACTTCAACGTCAAGCTCCGCAACGCCCAGAAGTTCCTGGCCGAGGGCAACCGTGTCAAGGTCACCGTCCGCTTCCGCGGCCGCGAGATGGCCCACACCGACATCGGCCGCGGGCTGCTGCTGAAATTCGCGGAGGACTGCACCGAGGTCGCCACGCTGGATAAGGACCCCAAGCTGGACGGACGCCACATGTCCATCTTCCTCTCCCCCAGGATCGTCAAGGAAGTTAAAAAGTAA
- a CDS encoding xanthine/uracil permease produces MSKLDKVFHLSENHTDVKTEVIAGITTFMTMAYILAVNPSTLGVSGMDTGAVFTATCLAAIIGTVLMALFSNYPFVLAPGMGLNAYFAYTVVLNMGYTWEMALAAVFVEGLIFVLLSLTNVREAIFNAIPTPLKHAVSAGIGLFIAFIGLQNCHMVVKNDATLVGVFSFKGSIEAGGFRSEGITVLLAMLGVLITAILIVKKVKGNILWGILATWILGILCQFTGLYVPNPEAGFFSLLPNFSNGLAVPSLMPTLFKLDFSSMFSLDFIVVIFAFLFVDMFDTLGTLIGVSSKAGMLDKDGKLPKIRGALMADAIGTSAGALLGTSTTTTFVESAAGVSEGGRTGLTGLVSAALFAVALFLSPIFLAIPSFATAPALIVVGFLMISSILKVNFDKATEAVPAFICMIAMPFMYSISEGIALGVISYVVINLVSGKEHRRTISVVMYILAILFVLKYILI; encoded by the coding sequence ATGAGTAAACTAGACAAGGTATTCCATCTCAGCGAGAACCACACCGACGTAAAGACCGAGGTCATCGCGGGTATTACCACCTTTATGACCATGGCCTACATCCTGGCCGTCAACCCCAGCACCCTGGGGGTTTCCGGCATGGATACCGGCGCGGTGTTCACCGCCACCTGCCTGGCCGCCATCATCGGCACGGTACTGATGGCGCTCTTCTCCAACTACCCCTTCGTCCTGGCCCCGGGCATGGGCCTGAACGCCTACTTCGCCTACACCGTGGTCCTGAACATGGGCTACACCTGGGAAATGGCCCTGGCCGCCGTCTTTGTGGAGGGCCTCATCTTCGTACTGCTCTCCCTGACCAACGTGCGCGAGGCCATCTTCAACGCCATCCCCACCCCGCTCAAGCACGCGGTGTCCGCCGGCATCGGCCTGTTTATCGCCTTCATCGGCCTGCAGAACTGCCACATGGTGGTCAAGAACGACGCCACCCTGGTGGGCGTGTTCTCCTTTAAGGGCTCCATCGAGGCCGGCGGCTTCCGCAGCGAGGGCATCACCGTGCTGCTGGCCATGCTGGGCGTGCTGATCACCGCCATCCTCATCGTCAAGAAGGTCAAGGGCAATATCCTCTGGGGCATCCTGGCCACCTGGATTCTGGGCATCCTCTGCCAGTTCACCGGCCTGTACGTGCCCAACCCTGAGGCGGGCTTCTTCAGCCTGCTGCCCAACTTCTCCAACGGCCTGGCCGTGCCCAGCCTGATGCCCACCCTCTTCAAGCTGGACTTCTCCAGCATGTTCTCCCTGGACTTCATCGTGGTCATCTTCGCCTTCCTCTTCGTGGATATGTTCGACACCCTGGGCACCCTCATCGGCGTGTCCTCCAAGGCGGGTATGCTGGATAAGGACGGCAAGCTGCCCAAAATCCGCGGCGCCCTGATGGCCGACGCCATCGGCACCTCCGCCGGCGCCCTGCTGGGCACCAGCACCACCACCACCTTCGTGGAGAGCGCCGCCGGCGTCTCCGAGGGCGGGCGCACCGGCCTGACCGGCCTGGTCTCCGCGGCCCTCTTCGCCGTGGCCCTGTTCCTCTCCCCCATCTTCCTGGCCATCCCGTCCTTCGCCACCGCCCCCGCCCTCATCGTGGTGGGCTTCCTGATGATCAGCTCCATCCTGAAGGTGAACTTCGACAAGGCCACCGAGGCCGTCCCCGCCTTCATCTGCATGATCGCCATGCCCTTCATGTACTCCATCTCCGAGGGTATCGCCCTGGGCGTCATCTCCTACGTCGTCATCAACCTGGTCTCCGGCAAGGAGCACCGCAGGACCATTTCCGTGGTCATGTATATCCTGGCCATCCTCTTCGTTCTCAAGTACATCCTGATTTAG
- the rpmI gene encoding 50S ribosomal protein L35: MPKLKTHSGAKKRFNLTKSGKVKRAQTKKRHLLNGHGKTTKLKRALRGATYADKTNEPAIKRMIPYK, from the coding sequence ATGCCTAAACTGAAAACTCACAGCGGCGCGAAGAAGCGGTTCAACCTCACCAAGTCCGGCAAGGTCAAGCGCGCCCAGACCAAGAAGCGCCACCTGCTCAACGGTCACGGCAAGACCACCAAGCTCAAGCGCGCGCTGCGCGGCGCCACCTACGCCGACAAGACCAACGAGCCCGCCATCAAGCGCATGATTCCTTATAAATAA
- the guaD gene encoding guanine deaminase has translation MLNDNSFVLKGDLCWSRDRDSLETVENGFLVCVDGVSAGVYSVLPERYENLPLVDCAGKLVIPGLTDLHVHAPQYAFRGLGMDLELLDWLEAHVFPEESRYRDLDYAAAAYGRFVEDFKRSPNTRGVVFATVHGPATALLMDLLEASGLSACVGKVNMDRNCPDSLREENAAASAQATVAWLEAAAGKYRRVRPILTPRFIPSCSDELMARLGEIKKTYALPVQSHLSENRGEVEWVQELCPSSRFYADAYDSFGLFGGDTKTIMAHCVLSGEEETALMKERGVWVAHCPQSNTNLSSGVAPVRRYLDRGLNVGLGSDVAGGSQLSILRAMADAVQVSKLRWRLQDEGLKPLTVPEAFWLGTVGGGSFFGKVGSFAPGYALDAVVLDDARLAGPRPLTAAQRLERAVYLAEDRDVVKKFVDGTALW, from the coding sequence ATGCTGAACGACAACTCCTTTGTGCTCAAGGGCGATCTTTGCTGGAGCCGGGACCGGGACAGCCTGGAGACGGTGGAAAACGGCTTTCTGGTCTGTGTGGACGGCGTGTCCGCCGGGGTATACTCCGTTTTGCCGGAGCGCTATGAGAACTTACCCCTGGTGGACTGCGCGGGCAAGCTGGTCATCCCCGGCCTCACCGACCTGCACGTCCACGCCCCCCAGTACGCCTTCCGGGGCCTGGGCATGGACCTGGAGCTGCTGGACTGGCTGGAGGCCCACGTCTTCCCGGAGGAGAGCCGCTACCGGGATTTGGACTACGCGGCGGCGGCCTACGGGCGCTTTGTGGAGGACTTTAAAAGAAGCCCCAATACCCGGGGGGTTGTATTCGCCACCGTCCACGGCCCGGCCACGGCGCTGCTGATGGACCTGCTGGAGGCCTCGGGGCTCTCGGCCTGCGTGGGCAAGGTCAACATGGACCGCAACTGCCCGGATTCCCTGCGGGAGGAAAACGCCGCAGCCTCCGCCCAAGCCACCGTGGCGTGGCTGGAGGCCGCGGCGGGGAAGTACCGCCGGGTACGCCCCATCCTCACCCCCCGCTTTATCCCCTCCTGCTCCGACGAGCTGATGGCCCGGCTGGGGGAGATCAAAAAAACCTACGCGCTGCCCGTCCAGTCCCACCTCTCGGAGAACCGGGGCGAGGTGGAATGGGTGCAGGAGCTCTGCCCGTCTTCGCGTTTCTATGCAGACGCTTATGATTCCTTTGGATTATTTGGAGGTGATACAAAGACCATTATGGCGCACTGCGTCCTCTCCGGCGAGGAGGAGACCGCCCTCATGAAGGAGCGGGGGGTGTGGGTGGCGCACTGCCCCCAGTCCAACACCAACCTGTCCTCCGGCGTGGCCCCGGTGCGGCGCTACCTGGACCGGGGCCTGAACGTGGGCCTGGGCAGCGACGTGGCGGGGGGCAGCCAATTGTCCATCCTGCGCGCCATGGCGGACGCGGTCCAGGTCTCCAAGCTGCGCTGGCGGCTCCAGGACGAGGGCCTCAAGCCCCTCACGGTGCCCGAGGCCTTCTGGCTGGGCACCGTGGGCGGCGGCTCCTTCTTCGGCAAGGTGGGCTCCTTCGCCCCCGGCTACGCGCTGGACGCGGTGGTCCTGGACGACGCCCGGCTGGCCGGGCCGCGCCCCCTCACGGCTGCGCAGCGGCTGGAGCGGGCCGTGTACCTGGCCGAGGACCGGGACGTGGTCAAGAAATTCGTGGACGGAACGGCACTCTGGTAA